DNA sequence from the Anaerosporomusa subterranea genome:
GCAGCCGACTGGGCGACTATTGGCGTGATTGCTGGCGGAATGGGTTTGTTTTTCCTGGACCAATTGTCAGCAGGCGGATTGATGGGCAATATCTACGGTGCGGCCAGTGGCGCGACACTGGCAGTTTTTTGCCTTTGTATGCGAAAACAGAAAGATGCCTCTCCGTTCGGTACGGTGCTTTTGGGCAACGTGTTGACAACGCTGATTGGACTTCCCTTCATGCTGGATTCGTCTCCAGGTTCAGAGGGCTTGATCAACCTTGCCCTGCTTGGTGTGTTTCAGCTGGGATTGGCGTATGTCTGTTATTCTGTAGCCATTAAACATGTGACTGCTCTGGAAACGGCATTGATCGGCGCGATTGAGCCGGTACTCAACCCAATCTGGGTGTTCTTGGTATTAGGTGAGAGGCCTGGAATGTGGGCGATGATCGGTGGCAGTATTATTCTGGTGGCGGTGACTATCCGCTGTATCAAGACAACGGCGGATCAGCCTATGGTGGAAGCTAAGCAAGCGGCAGTAGACTAAACAGGGCCAATTACATAATTACAAAAGAGATTGGGGGGAGATCGATGAAATATCGTAAAGTAGGCCGTACCGGCTTGAATGTGAGTGTCCTAAGCCTTGGCAGTTGGCTGACCTATGGCAATACTACTGATAGCGAAACCGCGACCGCGGTCATTCATGCCGCCTATGCAGCAGGCATCAACTCGTTTGATACTGCCAACGTCTATGCCAGAGGCGAAGCCGAAAAAGTGGTTGGCCAGGCGCTGGCCGCCTATCCGCGTGAGTCGTACGTCTTGGCGACCAAAGCATTTTGGCCGATGGGTGAAGGAGTTAATGATAAAGGCCTTTCCCGCAAACACGTATTTGAACAGGTTCACGCCAGCCTGCGTCGTCTGGGTACAGACTATGTGGATATTTTCTATTGCCATCGCTTTGATCCCCAGACACCAATTTATGAAACACTGCGTACGATCGATGATTTAATCCGGCAGGGGAAAATTCTCTATGCCGGAGTCAGCGAGTGGACAGCTACGCAAATCACTGAAGCGCTTGGTTTGGCGGATAAGTATCTACTGGATCGGATTGTTGTTAATCAGCCAGCCTATAACATGCTCAGTCGCTACATTGAAGATGAGGTCGTCCCAACTTGTGAAAAGCACGGTTTGAGTCAGATCGTCTTCTCGCCGCTGGCCCAGGGCATGCTGACAGGTAAATACCAAAAAGATCAACCTGCCCCCCACGGCAGCCGCGCGTCTG
Encoded proteins:
- a CDS encoding DMT family transporter; this encodes MLNLLLKHAGSERRLAVFLMMATNLLWSSGGLLIKGVDWNPVAIAGARSAVAALVIWLAFRGQRLSWSKAQIGGAVAYAATVILFVSATKMTTAANAILLQYTMPIYVALFGAWVLNEKPTAADWATIGVIAGGMGLFFLDQLSAGGLMGNIYGAASGATLAVFCLCMRKQKDASPFGTVLLGNVLTTLIGLPFMLDSSPGSEGLINLALLGVFQLGLAYVCYSVAIKHVTALETALIGAIEPVLNPIWVFLVLGERPGMWAMIGGSIILVAVTIRCIKTTADQPMVEAKQAAVD
- a CDS encoding aldo/keto reductase family protein; translation: MKYRKVGRTGLNVSVLSLGSWLTYGNTTDSETATAVIHAAYAAGINSFDTANVYARGEAEKVVGQALAAYPRESYVLATKAFWPMGEGVNDKGLSRKHVFEQVHASLRRLGTDYVDIFYCHRFDPQTPIYETLRTIDDLIRQGKILYAGVSEWTATQITEALGLADKYLLDRIVVNQPAYNMLSRYIEDEVVPTCEKHGLSQIVFSPLAQGMLTGKYQKDQPAPHGSRASDPRTAPFVERYFTEANFAKVEKLKTLAGELSLPLSNLSLAWVLAQPNITSAIIGASRPEQVLENVKAADVRLSQDVVEEIEDILDGE